One genomic window of Bacillus mycoides includes the following:
- a CDS encoding metal-sulfur cluster assembly factor produces the protein MSQQAFEEKLYANLEAVIDPELGVDIINLGLVYDVTADENNNAVITMTMTSIGCPMAGQIVSDVKKILSTNVPEVNEIEVKVVWNPPWTKERMSRMAKIALGIRD, from the coding sequence ATGTCACAACAAGCATTTGAAGAAAAGTTATATGCGAACTTAGAAGCTGTTATTGACCCTGAATTAGGTGTTGATATTATCAATCTCGGATTAGTTTATGACGTTACAGCAGATGAAAATAATAATGCTGTCATTACAATGACAATGACTTCTATCGGTTGTCCAATGGCTGGCCAAATCGTATCAGACGTTAAAAAAATATTATCAACGAACGTACCCGAAGTAAATGAAATAGAAGTAAAAGTTGTATGGAATCCGCCATGGACAAAAGAACGTATGTCACGTATGGCGAAAATCGCATTAGGTATTCGTGACTAA
- a CDS encoding methyl-accepting chemotaxis protein, whose amino-acid sequence MNFISIRKKLMFMMGTICALFGIALAFILFFAVDQSHKAEALQKDISPLATELKERGDAYQVQLSALRGYLLQHDQVELDKFHEMSKLLEDNKAQLLSNPNVSQSVKDTMELGSTWRKFVEEKVFSLAKEQKWEEALQLASSENGTVYKVIGDFTNYSNEQAKLREQSIEKIDQSSLLIEYIVFLSLVICIIVALILAWWFSGKLVKPIEQIDTKLKELASQEGDLTARLQVNSNDEIGAIATSFNNMLENLQHIINRVQKTSVEVQNASENMLEKTNTSRDATIKVQSSMSNLNASIQSQTSSMEESSTAMDDMAMSVQRIAESASSVAELAVATSEHANDGSTVIQKSISQMTTIHEAVNATSEVVERLITHTKYIDAAVQSISNIAEQTNLLALNASIEAARAGEQGKGFAVVADEVRKLAEQSKTAATDINQLLHQIQNDTKTASSMMSQGRSEAFEGINVIREAGSSFSTIVGQVNTVSTQIQDISATAEEMAASAEEMNASLNNIASISNEVSSETVATAQFAAQKVVVMNEMTLTAKQMKQTVEELDQLVSHFKTE is encoded by the coding sequence CATTAGCTTTTATTTTATTCTTTGCTGTTGACCAATCTCATAAAGCTGAAGCACTACAAAAAGATATTTCCCCTCTTGCAACAGAATTAAAAGAACGTGGAGACGCGTATCAAGTACAACTTTCAGCTTTAAGAGGTTATTTACTGCAACACGATCAAGTCGAATTAGACAAGTTTCATGAAATGAGTAAGCTTCTTGAAGATAATAAAGCACAACTTCTTTCTAACCCTAATGTATCCCAATCTGTAAAAGATACTATGGAACTAGGTTCTACTTGGAGAAAATTTGTTGAAGAAAAAGTTTTCTCTCTTGCAAAAGAACAAAAATGGGAAGAAGCATTACAACTTGCTTCTTCAGAAAATGGTACTGTTTATAAAGTTATTGGTGACTTCACAAACTATAGCAACGAACAAGCTAAGTTACGTGAACAATCCATTGAAAAAATTGATCAATCTTCACTGCTAATTGAATATATTGTTTTCTTATCACTTGTTATATGTATTATTGTTGCACTCATTCTTGCATGGTGGTTCTCTGGCAAGCTTGTTAAACCAATTGAACAAATTGATACGAAATTAAAAGAATTAGCTTCTCAAGAAGGTGATTTAACAGCACGTCTACAAGTAAATAGCAATGATGAAATCGGTGCAATTGCCACATCATTTAATAACATGTTAGAAAACTTGCAGCATATCATTAATCGTGTTCAAAAAACTTCTGTGGAAGTACAAAATGCTTCCGAAAACATGCTAGAAAAGACCAATACATCGCGTGATGCAACAATAAAAGTTCAAAGCTCGATGTCCAATTTAAATGCCAGCATCCAATCACAAACTTCTAGTATGGAAGAAAGCTCGACTGCAATGGATGATATGGCAATGAGTGTTCAGCGCATTGCAGAATCTGCTTCTTCTGTAGCCGAACTAGCTGTAGCCACGTCAGAACACGCTAACGACGGAAGTACTGTTATTCAAAAATCTATTTCGCAAATGACGACGATTCATGAAGCAGTAAATGCTACATCAGAAGTGGTCGAACGTCTAATCACTCATACGAAATATATTGATGCAGCTGTACAATCTATTTCCAATATCGCTGAACAAACAAATCTACTTGCTTTAAATGCTTCTATTGAAGCGGCTCGTGCCGGTGAACAAGGAAAAGGATTTGCTGTCGTAGCTGATGAAGTTCGTAAACTTGCTGAACAATCAAAAACAGCGGCAACAGATATTAACCAGTTGCTACATCAAATTCAAAATGATACAAAAACTGCTAGCTCTATGATGTCTCAAGGTCGCTCTGAAGCATTTGAAGGTATTAACGTCATTCGTGAGGCAGGCTCTTCTTTCTCAACAATCGTCGGTCAAGTGAATACAGTGTCTACTCAAATCCAAGACATATCAGCAACTGCTGAAGAAATGGCCGCAAGTGCTGAAGAAATGAATGCTTCACTTAATAACATCGCTTCAATTTCTAATGAAGTTTCAAGTGAGACTGTCGCAACAGCACAATTCGCTGCACAGAAAGTCGTTGTTATGAATGAAATGACCCTAACTGCAAAACAAATGAAACAAACAGTTGAAGAATTAGATCAGCTTGTATCTCATTTTAAAACTGAATAG